A genomic region of Geothrix edaphica contains the following coding sequences:
- a CDS encoding YceH family protein — protein sequence MPDLDLAPFECRVLGCLLEKQLSTPDIYPLSLNALVNACNQSSNREPVLAMTEAEVQAAVDALIARGLAEHWPGRVLKVAHTAKPTWNLSIQEAALLAELLLRGPQTPGELRTNTRRMYVFPDLAELESCLAALMEAEPPLALRLARAPGAREARVAHLLSGPVPTGVAAPGPAARPASGRLDQLEAEVSTLRGELAELRAAFEAFKAQF from the coding sequence GTGCCCGATCTCGATCTCGCCCCCTTCGAATGCCGCGTCCTCGGCTGCCTGCTGGAGAAGCAGCTCAGCACGCCGGATATCTATCCTCTGTCCTTGAACGCCCTGGTGAACGCCTGTAACCAATCCAGCAACCGCGAACCCGTCCTGGCGATGACAGAAGCCGAGGTGCAGGCGGCGGTGGATGCCCTTATCGCGCGCGGCCTCGCGGAGCACTGGCCGGGCCGCGTGCTGAAGGTGGCCCACACCGCCAAGCCCACGTGGAACCTTTCAATCCAGGAAGCGGCCCTGCTGGCGGAGCTGCTGCTCCGAGGCCCGCAAACGCCCGGTGAGCTGCGCACGAACACCCGCCGCATGTACGTCTTCCCCGACCTTGCCGAACTGGAGAGCTGCCTCGCCGCCCTGATGGAGGCTGAGCCGCCCCTGGCCCTGCGCCTGGCCCGGGCCCCGGGCGCCCGGGAAGCGAGGGTGGCGCACCTGCTATCGGGCCCCGTGCCGACGGGGGTGGCAGCCCCTGGACCCGCCGCGCGCCCCGCTTCCGGCCGGTTGGACCAACTCGAAGCCGAGGTATCAACCCTCCGCGGGGAGCTCGCGGAGCTGAGAGCGGCCTTCGAGGCCTTCAAGGCCCAGTTCTAG
- a CDS encoding 4-hydroxy-tetrahydrodipicolinate reductase — protein MTLRIGLFGRGRLGSAIAAEAAESLAWQVGRGDTPEAGADVADVAIDASVAEAVEAHLDWALSTGTDLVIGTTGWSLPGLEARVAGRIGVLSASNFSLSVALMARFATVLGRFAALEPARDPYLVEHHHRLKVDAPSGTAKTLAAALMAGCPRKTEWTLGTPAPHQLSLGVIRAGAEFGTHTVGLDAPAEVLELTHRARSRAPFAQGALAAARWLHGRKGVFTMDDLAADLLDPLFVFGGRP, from the coding sequence GTGACGCTCCGCATCGGGCTGTTCGGAAGGGGCCGCCTGGGTTCCGCCATCGCCGCCGAGGCGGCGGAGTCCCTGGCCTGGCAGGTGGGTCGCGGCGACACGCCGGAAGCCGGGGCCGACGTAGCCGATGTAGCCATCGATGCCAGCGTGGCCGAGGCCGTGGAGGCGCACCTCGACTGGGCGCTGAGCACCGGCACGGACCTGGTGATCGGCACCACGGGCTGGTCCCTGCCAGGTCTCGAGGCTCGTGTGGCCGGGCGCATCGGTGTGCTCTCCGCCTCGAACTTCTCCCTGTCCGTGGCCCTCATGGCCCGGTTCGCCACGGTGCTGGGGCGCTTCGCCGCCCTGGAGCCCGCCCGGGATCCCTACCTGGTGGAGCACCACCATCGGCTCAAGGTGGACGCCCCCTCGGGCACGGCCAAGACCCTGGCGGCGGCCCTGATGGCGGGCTGCCCCCGCAAGACGGAATGGACCCTCGGCACGCCGGCGCCCCACCAGCTGAGCCTGGGCGTGATCCGGGCCGGCGCCGAGTTCGGAACCCACACCGTGGGCCTGGACGCACCCGCCGAGGTGCTGGAGCTCACCCACCGGGCCCGCTCCCGCGCCCCCTTCGCCCAGGGCGCCCTGGCGGCGGCCCGCTGGCTCCACGGCCGCAAGGGGGTCTTCACCATGGACGACCTGGCCGCCGATCTGCTCGACCCGCTCTTTGTGTTTGGAGGAAGACCATGA
- a CDS encoding 2,3,4,5-tetrahydropyridine-2,6-dicarboxylate N-succinyltransferase — MVVDPDTIHRFFSRSPEDLANDPQAPAMHQVLLSALESGIVRAAEQRPDGSWQANPWVKQAILCGFRRTNIVEMPGAGFPMFDKTAYPARHFGLEDGVRLVPGGSSVRRGAHIARGVVIMPPAYVNVGAFVDEGTMVDSHALVGSCAQIGKRVHLSAAAQIGGVLEPAGARPVVVEDDAFVGGLVGLFEGIVVRKRAVLASGVVITGSTVIYDLVHGRELRQEVPEGAVVVPGSRPASGDYAKAHGLQVSAPCIVKYRDDRTDAATALEQALR, encoded by the coding sequence ATGGTCGTCGACCCGGATACCATCCACCGCTTCTTCAGCCGCTCCCCCGAGGATCTGGCGAATGATCCCCAAGCGCCGGCCATGCACCAGGTGCTCCTGTCCGCCCTGGAGAGCGGGATCGTGCGGGCCGCCGAACAACGGCCGGACGGCAGCTGGCAGGCCAATCCCTGGGTGAAGCAGGCGATCCTCTGCGGCTTCCGGCGCACGAACATCGTGGAGATGCCGGGCGCGGGCTTTCCCATGTTCGACAAGACCGCCTACCCGGCCCGCCACTTCGGGTTGGAGGACGGCGTGCGCCTCGTGCCCGGCGGCTCCTCCGTGCGCCGCGGCGCCCACATCGCCCGGGGCGTGGTGATCATGCCGCCGGCCTACGTGAACGTGGGCGCCTTCGTGGACGAGGGCACCATGGTGGACAGCCACGCCCTGGTGGGCAGCTGCGCCCAGATCGGCAAGCGGGTGCACCTCTCCGCCGCCGCCCAGATCGGCGGCGTGCTGGAGCCCGCGGGCGCCCGGCCGGTGGTGGTGGAGGATGACGCCTTCGTGGGCGGCCTCGTGGGCCTCTTCGAGGGCATCGTCGTCCGGAAGCGGGCTGTGCTGGCCTCGGGCGTGGTCATCACCGGCAGCACCGTGATCTACGATCTGGTGCACGGTCGGGAGCTGCGCCAGGAGGTGCCCGAGGGCGCCGTGGTGGTGCCGGGGTCGCGCCCGGCCTCGGGCGACTATGCCAAGGCTCACGGACTCCAGGTGTCGGCCCCCTGTATCGTGAAGTACCGCGACGACAGGACCGACGCGGCCACCGCCCTGGAGCAAGCCCTGAGATGA
- the dapA gene encoding 4-hydroxy-tetrahydrodipicolinate synthase: MTLDLSGLAVALATPFTPSGEVDLPAFRKLARHVVAGGADFLVPLGSTGEAATIVDAERDAIISACLEEAGGRPVVVGTGHNATRQAAAMTKRAQALGAQGALVVTPYYNKPTPDGLVAHYAAVAEAAPGLPIVAYNVPGRTGLNVTPPVLARLWENPQVVAVKESSGNLAQIAEIVRLLPRGKVLLSGDDNLAVASIAVGASGLISVLGNALPRETAAMVAAARRGDRAGALRLHQQLLPLMDALFLESNPIPLKAALRMLGLCGEGLRLPLVPAVAATRTRLAEALCLSTEGTFPGVI, from the coding sequence ATGACCCTCGATCTGTCCGGCCTGGCCGTCGCCCTGGCCACGCCCTTCACGCCTTCGGGCGAGGTGGACCTCCCCGCCTTCCGGAAGCTGGCGCGGCACGTGGTGGCCGGCGGCGCGGACTTCCTGGTACCCCTGGGCTCCACCGGCGAGGCCGCCACCATCGTCGACGCCGAGCGCGACGCGATCATCTCGGCCTGCCTTGAGGAGGCGGGCGGTCGTCCCGTCGTGGTGGGCACGGGCCACAACGCCACGCGCCAGGCCGCCGCGATGACGAAGCGGGCCCAGGCCCTCGGGGCCCAGGGTGCCCTGGTGGTGACGCCCTACTACAACAAGCCCACGCCGGACGGCCTGGTGGCCCACTACGCCGCCGTGGCCGAGGCCGCGCCGGGGCTTCCGATCGTCGCCTACAACGTGCCGGGCCGCACGGGGCTGAACGTGACTCCGCCGGTCCTGGCGCGGCTCTGGGAGAACCCCCAGGTGGTGGCCGTGAAGGAGAGCAGCGGCAACCTCGCGCAGATCGCGGAGATCGTCCGCCTGCTGCCGAGGGGGAAGGTCCTCCTGTCCGGTGACGACAACCTGGCCGTGGCCTCCATCGCCGTGGGGGCCTCGGGCCTGATCTCGGTGCTGGGCAACGCCCTGCCCCGGGAGACTGCCGCCATGGTCGCCGCCGCCCGCCGGGGCGACCGGGCCGGGGCCCTGCGCCTCCATCAGCAGCTGCTGCCCCTCATGGACGCCCTGTTCCTCGAGAGCAATCCCATCCCGCTGAAGGCCGCCCTCCGCATGCTGGGCCTCTGCGGAGAAGGCCTGCGCCTGCCCCTGGTCCCCGCCGTCGCCGCCACGCGCACCCGCCTGGCCGAAGCCCTCTGCCTCTCCACCGAGGGCACCTTCCCGGGAGTGATCTGA
- a CDS encoding ribonuclease domain-containing protein has protein sequence MTLWRRTLAHLAGGLVALAALLAPVACGPEAAPPVQPQTQAQVQAVPKDAIPVHARETLAYIRQHGYAPPGYVGGRIFGNYEGVLPRYDTRRKRIEYREWDVHPKAEGRNRGVERLVTGSDGRVWYTADHYRTFIEVK, from the coding sequence ATGACGCTTTGGCGGAGGACCCTCGCGCACCTGGCTGGTGGCCTGGTCGCCCTGGCCGCCCTGCTGGCGCCGGTGGCCTGCGGACCGGAGGCGGCCCCCCCGGTCCAGCCCCAAACCCAGGCCCAGGTCCAGGCGGTCCCGAAGGATGCAATCCCGGTCCATGCCCGCGAGACCCTGGCCTACATCCGCCAGCACGGCTACGCCCCACCAGGCTACGTGGGCGGGCGCATCTTCGGAAACTATGAAGGCGTGCTGCCCCGCTACGACACCCGCCGCAAGCGCATCGAGTACCGGGAGTGGGATGTGCATCCCAAAGCCGAGGGGCGCAACCGCGGTGTCGAGCGCCTGGTCACGGGCAGTGATGGGCGGGTGTGGTACACCGCGGACCACTACCGCACCTTCATCGAGGTGAAGTGA
- the rhlP gene encoding rhombotarget lipoprotein (RhlP (RHombo-target LipoProtein) is a family of predicted lipoproteins that, in general, co-occurs with a form of rhombosortase, and that has an apparent cleavage site for that enzyme, a GlyGly motif, near the C-terminus.), with product MRPSILSLLAALALLAVGCGVPETVQRRSSLSAYMGTKAQPPADPGAPPARLQLPLRLGIAFVPADPTQVKGEAALASPVGALAPGQEQELHQQVVRVFEQKPWAQSFKVIPSLYLTKGGGFDDLERVARSFGVDVVALVSVDQVQFSSPRWYAWTYWTLVGAYMVKGDKNDTTSMVDAAVYHVPSRTFLFRAGGVGTAKGSSTWSRREEAFRQQSRESLALAMTQLSTSLDQGVAAFKQDLIKGARRDVQLVDKEGNPLGSSAYDPTRR from the coding sequence ATGCGACCGTCCATCCTCTCCCTTCTCGCGGCGCTCGCGCTGCTGGCCGTGGGCTGCGGCGTCCCCGAGACCGTCCAGCGCCGCAGCAGCCTCTCCGCCTACATGGGGACCAAGGCCCAGCCGCCGGCGGACCCGGGCGCCCCCCCGGCCCGCCTCCAGCTCCCCCTGCGGCTGGGCATCGCCTTCGTGCCAGCGGACCCCACCCAGGTCAAGGGCGAGGCCGCCCTGGCCAGTCCGGTGGGGGCCCTGGCCCCGGGCCAGGAGCAGGAGCTGCACCAGCAGGTGGTCCGGGTCTTCGAGCAGAAGCCCTGGGCCCAGAGCTTCAAGGTGATCCCCTCCCTCTACCTCACCAAGGGCGGCGGCTTCGACGACCTGGAGCGCGTGGCCCGCAGCTTCGGCGTGGACGTGGTGGCCCTCGTCTCCGTGGACCAGGTCCAGTTCAGCAGCCCCCGCTGGTACGCCTGGACCTACTGGACGCTGGTGGGCGCCTACATGGTGAAGGGCGACAAGAACGACACCACCTCCATGGTGGACGCGGCCGTCTATCACGTGCCTTCGCGCACCTTCCTCTTCCGGGCCGGAGGCGTGGGCACCGCCAAGGGCAGCTCCACCTGGTCCCGGCGGGAGGAGGCGTTCCGCCAGCAGAGCCGGGAGAGCCTCGCCCTCGCCATGACCCAGCTCTCCACCTCCCTCGACCAGGGCGTGGCCGCCTTCAAGCAGGACCTGATCAAGGGCGCCCGCAGGGATGTGCAGCTGGTGGACAAGGAGGGGAACCCCCTGGGCAGCTCCGCCTACGATCCCACCCGGCGCTGA
- the asd gene encoding aspartate-semialdehyde dehydrogenase: MSTKIPVTVLGATGVVGQRFVRRLANHPLFRVEHLAASERSAGKRYRDACAWRLDGEPYGGLGDQVMAEGTPEFALSPVIFSALDTGPAKELEPAFARAGAMVFSNAAAFRMSPEVPLLVPEVNADHLGLLEVQRHHHGWTGGIVTNANCTATVLVMALAPLHQAFGIEAVMMTSMQAISGAGYPGVASLDILGNVIPFIRNEEPKVEEETPKMLGRFTGKDVELAPMLVSALCHRVPVIEGHTEAVSVKLKGNPSLDAVRDAWLAWRPEPQRLKLFSAPPVPIHVHTLEDRPQVRRDVETDEGMSVHVGRLRPCPILGVKFALLGHNTERGAAGGSILNAELAHAKGYLR; this comes from the coding sequence ATGTCCACGAAAATCCCCGTCACCGTCCTGGGCGCCACCGGCGTCGTGGGCCAGCGCTTCGTGCGCCGGCTGGCCAACCACCCCCTCTTCCGCGTCGAGCACCTGGCGGCCAGCGAGCGTAGCGCCGGCAAGCGCTACCGCGATGCCTGCGCCTGGCGCCTCGATGGCGAGCCCTATGGTGGCCTGGGCGACCAGGTCATGGCCGAGGGCACGCCGGAGTTCGCCTTGTCACCCGTGATCTTCAGCGCCCTGGACACGGGCCCGGCCAAGGAGCTGGAGCCGGCCTTCGCGCGGGCCGGGGCCATGGTGTTCTCCAACGCGGCGGCCTTCCGCATGTCGCCGGAGGTGCCGCTCCTGGTGCCCGAGGTGAACGCGGACCACCTGGGCCTGCTGGAGGTCCAGCGCCACCACCACGGCTGGACCGGCGGCATCGTCACCAACGCCAACTGCACGGCCACGGTGCTGGTGATGGCGCTGGCGCCCCTGCACCAGGCCTTCGGCATCGAGGCCGTGATGATGACTTCCATGCAGGCCATCAGCGGCGCAGGCTACCCGGGCGTGGCGAGCCTCGACATCCTCGGCAACGTGATCCCCTTCATCCGCAACGAGGAGCCCAAGGTGGAGGAGGAGACCCCCAAGATGCTGGGTCGCTTCACGGGCAAGGACGTGGAGTTGGCGCCCATGCTCGTGAGCGCCCTCTGCCACCGCGTCCCCGTCATCGAGGGCCACACGGAGGCCGTGAGCGTGAAGCTGAAGGGCAACCCCTCGCTCGATGCCGTGCGCGACGCCTGGCTGGCCTGGAGGCCCGAGCCCCAGCGGCTCAAGCTCTTCTCCGCGCCGCCCGTGCCCATCCATGTCCACACCCTGGAGGACCGGCCCCAGGTGAGGCGCGATGTGGAGACGGACGAAGGCATGAGCGTCCATGTGGGCCGTTTGCGGCCCTGCCCCATCCTCGGGGTGAAGTTCGCGCTGTTGGGCCACAACACGGAACGGGGCGCGGCCGGAGGCAGCATCCTGAATGCCGAGCTGGCCCATGCGAAGGGGTACCTCCGATGA
- the lysC gene encoding lysine-sensitive aspartokinase 3, which yields MIVLKFGGSSVADAACMRQVAGLVKAALPQSPLVVLSAMGKTTNGLFGAAKAAEAGDLGGAMERQRLIMAAHRKAAEELFAGAVPEDLDAALTDLFGELELLLRGVAMLRELSPRSMDAIASLGERLSTRIFAAFAGGAWVDARTVLRTDAVFGEATPQPEAIKALAREHLKPLLGPGQAVVTQGYIGATEDGLTTTLGRGGSDFSAALFGAAMGAAEVQIWTDVEGVLTCDPRIVPEALPIPELSFAEAAELAAFGAKVLHPATIQPAVEARIPVTVRHTQKPEGRFTTISAEVRTGRPITALASRGPVTVLTVSSSRMLAQSGFLARLFEVFGRRGVSVDLVATAEVSVSLTVEANLPLRALIEDLSAFATVEVHEGRAIIAAVGERLKSTSGLGARLLSSLGDINVEMISMGANEINLSLVVRQEQGDEALRRLHKVLVGGTP from the coding sequence ATGATCGTCCTCAAGTTCGGCGGCAGCAGCGTGGCCGATGCGGCCTGCATGCGGCAGGTGGCGGGCCTGGTGAAGGCGGCCCTGCCCCAGTCGCCCCTGGTGGTGCTGTCCGCCATGGGCAAGACCACCAACGGCCTCTTCGGTGCCGCCAAGGCGGCGGAGGCCGGGGACCTGGGCGGGGCCATGGAGCGGCAGCGGCTGATCATGGCCGCCCACCGCAAGGCGGCGGAGGAGCTCTTCGCCGGCGCCGTGCCCGAGGACCTGGACGCGGCCCTGACAGACCTCTTCGGGGAGCTGGAGCTCCTGCTCCGGGGCGTGGCCATGCTGCGGGAGCTGAGCCCCCGCAGCATGGATGCCATCGCCTCCCTTGGCGAGCGCCTGTCCACGCGGATCTTCGCCGCCTTCGCGGGGGGCGCCTGGGTCGATGCCCGCACCGTGCTTCGCACGGACGCCGTGTTCGGCGAGGCCACCCCCCAACCCGAGGCGATCAAGGCCCTCGCGCGGGAACACCTGAAACCCCTGCTGGGGCCGGGCCAGGCTGTGGTCACCCAGGGCTACATCGGCGCCACAGAGGATGGTCTCACCACCACCCTGGGCCGGGGCGGCAGCGACTTCTCGGCGGCCCTCTTCGGCGCGGCGATGGGTGCGGCGGAAGTGCAGATCTGGACGGATGTGGAGGGGGTGCTCACCTGCGATCCCCGGATCGTGCCGGAAGCGCTGCCCATCCCGGAGCTGAGTTTCGCGGAGGCCGCTGAGCTGGCGGCCTTCGGCGCCAAGGTGCTGCACCCGGCCACCATCCAGCCCGCCGTGGAAGCCCGCATCCCCGTCACCGTGCGACATACGCAGAAGCCGGAGGGCCGCTTCACCACCATCTCCGCCGAAGTCCGGACCGGTCGTCCCATCACGGCCCTGGCCAGCCGTGGCCCAGTGACGGTGCTCACGGTGAGCAGCTCGCGCATGCTGGCCCAGAGCGGCTTCCTGGCACGCCTCTTCGAGGTGTTCGGCCGGCGCGGGGTGAGCGTGGACCTGGTGGCCACCGCCGAGGTGAGCGTCTCGCTCACTGTGGAGGCCAACCTGCCCCTGCGGGCCCTGATCGAGGACCTCTCGGCCTTCGCCACAGTGGAGGTGCATGAGGGCCGCGCCATCATCGCCGCCGTGGGTGAGCGCCTGAAGTCCACCTCGGGCCTGGGCGCCCGGCTGCTCTCCTCGCTGGGGGACATCAACGTGGAGATGATCAGCATGGGCGCCAATGAGATCAACCTGAGCCTCGTGGTGCGGCAGGAGCAGGGCGACGAGGCCCTGCGGCGCCTCCACAAGGTGCTGGTGGGAGGAACTCCGTGA
- a CDS encoding barstar family protein — MARDVDWSFLASTQRPRVHVWSGTPSALVDAAPAGPGRPLRWLRGSRMRTRAGLMDEWAAAAQFPPHFGGTWDSLRDSLSDLPEGGAFLILEADQLLQDAPPDDGVTLMAVLADAAEDLAPQPFHLVLQVEPTRRSDLVEGLRALRVAFRDL, encoded by the coding sequence ATGGCCCGAGACGTGGACTGGTCTTTCCTCGCCTCGACCCAGCGCCCTCGCGTGCACGTGTGGTCCGGTACCCCCTCCGCCCTGGTGGACGCCGCGCCGGCCGGGCCGGGCCGCCCGCTCCGCTGGCTGCGGGGAAGCCGCATGCGGACCCGCGCGGGGCTCATGGATGAATGGGCCGCCGCAGCCCAATTCCCGCCGCACTTCGGCGGCACCTGGGACAGCCTGCGGGACAGCCTCTCGGACCTGCCCGAGGGCGGCGCCTTCCTGATCCTGGAAGCGGATCAACTGCTCCAAGACGCGCCTCCGGATGATGGCGTGACCCTGATGGCCGTCCTGGCGGACGCCGCCGAGGACCTGGCGCCCCAGCCCTTCCACCTGGTGCTCCAGGTGGAGCCCACCCGCCGCAGCGACCTGGTGGAGGGTCTCCGCGCCCTCAGGGTGGCGTTCCGCGATCTCTAG
- a CDS encoding M20 family metallopeptidase yields MNATPADLRSWLANSLQPLCACETTSGREDGGLAPLRALLSGLGAVIHEQRVAEGRTNVLATWGRPRVLFSTHLDTVPPYLPPRLEGDVFHGRGACDAKGQIVAQLGAVKALLAEGREGLAWLGVVGEETDSAGATAALGLADRLGDLKVLINGEPTDLKLATGQRGAQHLCLHCTGRAVHSGSPELGLNATWPLLDWLQRLREQPRPVDPALGPEVWNLGILRAGEALNSIPASAEAKLMARTLPGSTFVDEARRLAPPEGSVALTLDEPPDRYPEVPGFDHAAMPFGSDAPTLRALVPDRTVVLAGPGSIRVAHTLEEHLTLAELEAGVELNHRLALHFLGD; encoded by the coding sequence ATGAACGCCACCCCCGCTGATCTCCGAAGCTGGCTTGCGAACAGTCTCCAGCCTCTGTGCGCCTGCGAGACGACCTCGGGCCGGGAGGACGGGGGGCTGGCCCCGCTGAGGGCACTGCTCTCGGGCCTGGGGGCCGTGATCCACGAACAGCGGGTGGCCGAGGGCCGCACCAACGTGCTGGCCACCTGGGGCCGACCGCGGGTGCTCTTCTCCACCCACCTCGACACGGTGCCGCCCTACCTGCCGCCGCGCCTGGAGGGCGATGTGTTCCATGGCCGCGGGGCCTGCGACGCCAAGGGCCAGATCGTGGCCCAGCTGGGGGCCGTGAAGGCCCTGCTGGCCGAAGGCCGCGAGGGTCTCGCCTGGCTGGGGGTGGTGGGGGAGGAGACGGACAGCGCCGGAGCCACCGCGGCCCTGGGTCTGGCCGATCGTCTCGGGGATCTCAAGGTCCTGATCAACGGCGAGCCCACGGATCTGAAGCTGGCCACGGGGCAGCGCGGCGCCCAGCACCTCTGCCTCCACTGCACCGGCCGGGCCGTCCACAGCGGCAGTCCCGAGCTGGGCCTCAACGCCACCTGGCCCCTGCTGGACTGGCTGCAGCGGCTGCGGGAGCAGCCCCGGCCCGTGGACCCGGCCCTGGGGCCGGAGGTCTGGAACCTGGGCATCCTCCGCGCGGGTGAGGCCCTCAACTCCATCCCCGCCTCGGCGGAGGCGAAGCTCATGGCCCGCACGCTGCCCGGCAGCACCTTCGTGGACGAGGCCCGCCGCCTGGCCCCACCTGAGGGCTCGGTGGCCCTCACCCTGGACGAGCCGCCGGATCGCTACCCCGAGGTTCCCGGTTTCGACCACGCGGCCATGCCCTTCGGCTCCGACGCGCCCACCCTGCGGGCCCTGGTGCCGGACCGCACCGTGGTGCTGGCGGGGCCGGGCAGCATCCGCGTGGCGCACACGCTGGAGGAGCACCTCACCCTCGCCGAGCTGGAGGCGGGCGTGGAGCTCAACCACCGATTGGCCTTGCACTTCCTGGGAGACTGA
- a CDS encoding RBBP9/YdeN family alpha/beta hydrolase: MASILIVPGYQNSGPGHWQSLWEASLGDAARVEMPNWDFPRKVDWVEALDEAIAACTEPPILVGHSLGCLAIVHWAGSHDREIRGALLAAPADVERPDGLELLRPFGPIPRYRLPFETILAASSDDPFLAPARARALAADWGARFVDLGPCGHLNQASGHGPWPRGEALLAEFR; the protein is encoded by the coding sequence ATGGCCTCCATCCTGATCGTCCCCGGCTACCAGAACTCGGGCCCCGGCCACTGGCAGAGCCTGTGGGAGGCCAGCCTGGGGGATGCCGCCCGAGTGGAGATGCCCAACTGGGACTTCCCCCGCAAGGTGGACTGGGTGGAGGCTCTGGATGAAGCCATCGCCGCTTGCACGGAGCCACCCATCCTCGTGGGCCACTCGCTGGGGTGCCTGGCCATCGTCCACTGGGCCGGGAGCCACGACCGGGAGATCCGGGGGGCGCTCCTGGCGGCGCCCGCGGACGTGGAGCGGCCCGACGGCCTGGAGCTCCTGCGGCCGTTCGGACCGATTCCGCGGTACCGGCTGCCCTTCGAGACCATCCTGGCCGCCTCCTCCGACGACCCGTTCCTGGCCCCCGCCAGGGCCCGGGCCCTGGCCGCGGACTGGGGGGCCCGCTTCGTGGACCTGGGGCCCTGCGGGCACCTGAACCAGGCCTCCGGCCACGGGCCCTGGCCCCGGGGCGAGGCCCTCCTCGCCGAATTCAGGTAG
- a CDS encoding TetR/AcrR family transcriptional regulator, which translates to MPAPSKKPRRPTTPLSPEVWVKAAQALIIREGVSAVAVEPLAQVLGVTKGSFYWHFDSRDALIRAALVDWEQDQSADVVTRYGGITDPRRRLRVLLFAAFEDVENGLFFAALAVSGEDPRVAPFLRRATERRLAFGAEAFLALGLTETEARQRALLAYAAYAGYFQLLRTTPKAVKAVTDLSGYVRQLADALVPPGPSGKA; encoded by the coding sequence ATGCCCGCCCCCAGCAAAAAGCCCCGTCGCCCCACCACGCCCCTGTCTCCCGAGGTCTGGGTCAAGGCGGCCCAGGCCCTCATCATCCGGGAGGGCGTCTCGGCGGTGGCGGTGGAGCCCCTGGCCCAGGTCCTGGGTGTCACGAAGGGGAGCTTCTACTGGCACTTCGACAGCCGGGATGCCCTCATCCGGGCCGCCCTGGTGGACTGGGAGCAGGACCAGAGCGCGGACGTAGTGACCCGCTACGGGGGCATCACCGATCCCCGGCGGCGCCTGCGGGTGCTGCTCTTCGCGGCCTTCGAGGACGTGGAGAACGGCCTCTTCTTCGCCGCTCTGGCGGTCTCCGGCGAGGATCCCCGCGTGGCGCCCTTCCTCCGGCGGGCCACGGAGCGCCGGCTGGCCTTCGGCGCCGAGGCCTTCCTGGCCCTGGGGCTGACCGAAACCGAGGCCCGTCAGCGGGCCCTGCTGGCCTACGCCGCCTACGCCGGGTATTTCCAGCTCCTGCGGACCACCCCCAAGGCCGTGAAGGCCGTGACCGATCTCAGCGGCTACGTGCGCCAGCTGGCGGATGCCCTGGTGCCGCCGGGGCCCTCAGGGAAGGCTTGA
- a CDS encoding thiazole synthase translates to MSLVIAGKTFSNRLVLGTGKYKDFATMQACYRAARVEMVTLAVRRFDLAAQGEDNILNWIPKDIALLPNTAGCYTREEALRVARLAREALDTNWVKLEVIGDQKSLYPDNEETLEAAKILVKEGFTVLPYVNADPILAKKLCDAGCAAVMPLGSAIGSGLGVQNPMTLLLIKEVVETYQLPMIVDAGVGTASDAALAMELGADGVLLNTAVAEAGEPTKMAQAMDHAVIAGRLAFESGRMPKRLYASASSPVAGVVGR, encoded by the coding sequence ATGTCCCTCGTCATCGCCGGCAAGACCTTCAGCAACCGCCTCGTCCTCGGCACGGGCAAGTACAAGGATTTCGCCACCATGCAGGCCTGCTACCGGGCCGCGCGGGTGGAGATGGTGACCCTGGCCGTGCGCCGCTTCGACCTGGCCGCCCAGGGCGAGGACAACATCCTCAACTGGATCCCCAAGGACATCGCCCTGCTGCCCAACACCGCCGGCTGCTACACCCGCGAGGAGGCCCTGCGCGTGGCCCGCCTGGCCCGTGAGGCGCTCGACACGAACTGGGTGAAGCTGGAGGTCATCGGCGACCAGAAGTCGCTCTATCCCGACAACGAGGAGACCCTGGAGGCCGCGAAGATCCTCGTGAAGGAGGGCTTCACGGTGCTGCCCTACGTGAACGCCGATCCCATCCTCGCCAAGAAGCTCTGCGACGCCGGCTGCGCCGCCGTCATGCCGCTGGGCAGCGCCATCGGCTCGGGCCTGGGTGTGCAGAACCCCATGACGCTGCTCCTGATCAAAGAGGTCGTGGAGACCTACCAGCTGCCCATGATCGTGGACGCCGGCGTGGGCACGGCCTCCGATGCCGCGCTCGCCATGGAGCTGGGGGCCGACGGCGTGCTGCTCAACACCGCGGTGGCCGAGGCCGGCGAACCCACCAAGATGGCCCAGGCCATGGACCACGCCGTGATCGCGGGCCGCCTCGCCTTCGAGAGCGGACGCATGCCCAAGCGCCTCTACGCCAGCGCCAGCAGCCCCGTGGCGGGCGTGGTGGGGCGATAG